The DNA region TCTGGATGCAATGGTGAAAGCCGGACTGAACGGTATGACCATGCCCCGCCGCTTCGGTGGACTGAACTTCCCCATCACTCCGTACACCATGTGCGCTGAAATCGTGGCTGCTGCCGATGCTGGTTTCGGCAATATCTGGTCTTTACAGGACTGTATCGAAACCCTGTATGAGTTCGGTAACGAAGATCAACACAGCCGTTTCATTCCACGTATCTGTGCCGGAGAAACCATGTCTATGGACTTGACAGAACCCGATGCAGGTTCCGATTTGCAGAGCGTAATGCTGAAAGCTACATTTGATGAGAAAGAAAACTGCTGGCGCCTGAACGGTGTAAAGCGTTTCATCACGAATGGTGATGCAGACTTACACCTCGTGCTGGCCCGTTCGGAAGAAGGAACCAGAGATGGCCGTGGACTTTCTATGTTCATCTATGACAAACGCGAAGGTGGTGTGGATGTACGTCGTATCGAGAATAAGTTAGGTATTCACGGTTCTCCTACTTGTGAGCTTGTTTACAAAAATGCAAAGGCTGAACTTTGTGGTGACCGTAAACTCGGTTTGATCAAGTATGTAATGGCATTGATGAACGGCGCCCGCCTGGGTATCGCCGCACAGTCTGTAGGTCTATCACAAGCTGCCTACAACGAAGGTTTAGCTTATGCGAAGGATCGTAAACAATTCAATAAAGCTATTATTGAATTCCCGGCTGTATATGACATGCTGGCTATCATGAAAGCTAAGTTGGATGCAGGTCGTGCTCTGTTGTACCAAACTTCTCGCTATGTGGACATTTACAAAGCTTTGGATGATATCTCCCGCGAACGTAAACTGACTCCGGAAGAGCGTCAGGAACAAAAGAAGTATTCTAAGCTTGCTGATGCTTTCACTCCACTGGCTAAAGGTATGAACTCAGAATATGCAAACCAGAATGCATACGACTGTATCCAGATTCATGGTGGTTCCGGTTTCATGTTAGAATATGCCTGCCAACGTATTTATCGTGATGCACGTATTACCAGCATCTATGAAGGCACTACTCAATTACAGACCGTAGCCGCTATCCGTTACGTAACGAACGGTTCGTATGCCGCTACTCTCCGTGATTATGAAACAATTCCTTGCAGTGAAGAAATGCAACCGCTGATGGATCGCCTGAAAGAGATGACGAATAAGTTCGAGGCTGTCACCAATGCAACGAAAGAAGCCGCCAACCAAGAACTCTTGGACTTCGTAGCCCGCCGTCTTTACGAAATGGCAGCTGTATGCGTCATGTCTCATCTTCTCATCCAGGATGCAACCAAAGCACCTGAGTTGTTCGCAAAATCAGCTGTTGTTTATCTGAACTATGCTGAAGCTGAAGTAGAAAAACACTTCAATTTCATCCGCAAGTTCAAGGCTGAGGAGCTGGAAAGCTATCGCAAGTAATTGAGATCTGAAGTTATAAGACTTTGAAGACAATCAAAATAAGGGTGAACCTTAAAAGTCCGGATATAAGACTATTAGGGTTCACTTTTTCTTTTAATGACCAATCCATTCACTTAGCATATACCTATTCAGAAAACTGCGGTCGTTTTTTTATCTTCATATGCCCCAATCCATGCTTCTTCTTTCTTTTTCCATCCTCAAGATTAGCAAATGGAAGTATTGGTCCCTTTATAGATAACCTCTCTCTGACACTGTCGGAAACCAGCTCTCCAAATTTTGAAAACATCTTAGTTTCAACATATCCGGAATTCGGACATTCAACATAGAAAACGTGTAAGTCATTCAAGTTTTCGAGCATCTTTATCCAATGTCCCCCTGCATGTGGTCCTGACTCTCCTATAGCAGTTTTATAATACTCCCGAACTCTATTACCAACTCCTCCACTTGATTTTCGCAATGGTGCTTTTCCGATGTATAAAATGTTTTCATCGGGAATCCAAAACTCAGCCAGTCTTCCTTTTATAACTTCAGCATCTTGAGTTTCTTCTTTATCAATAGTAAAGTAACCTAGTTTCTGAATCCAATCTTCTAAAATAGTCATTGAAATAGGGATCTCTTCTATCGTCCTGTTCAACTCTGCATTTTCTGATAAAGATACGATATAAATACCTTCGTTTTTGCACTCAATCGGGGTGTTCCATTTTACCACTTCAATGGCAGTGGATGGTAACCCGACTTTTTCTACTAATTGTTTGATGGTTATTGGCATATTATGTATGTTTCAAATTGATATATTATTTTTTTACAAGATATTTTACAGGTATGAGAGCCGATGCTCCATCAGAAAGCCTTTCTACCCTATAATGGTCGGGAAAACCTCGTACTACATCTCTTGTTATTTTTACTTGATCTCCTTGATAAAAATGGATGGTTTGTTTGTTCCCTATTATTTCCAAGGTTTTCATTCGGTCACCATCCACGGCTGCTTTCACTAAGGCTTTTTCAACTTCCACATTAATTGCGGCATCATAATCCTTTGTGATAATGTAAATAGCATGCATATCCGGTTTATCGATAATAGAAGTGTAAACAAACAGACATAGAAAAGTTATAATACATCCCCATATCAATAGTTGCTTCTTCTGCTTTATGGATTCTTGCATCTTCTGCTTCATATTATTATTGTATTGCTTTTGTAGCTGCTCTTTATGTTTATCAAAGGTAATTAATTCTTTGTGACAATGAGGACACTCAAAAATGATATCGGATTTTGCTGGTGCTTCGATAACTCTGTTGCAGGAAGGGCATTCAACCATAGCAATCTCCCCTTTTTTTTCCATTTTGATATTACTCTGTTTCATATTCAATTTATATTTAGCTATTTTATATGTATGCGTAAAATTTTTTAATAGACATGCTGAGCAAATAGCAAAAAAGAATGCTTAGTGGTATTAATAATACATCTAACAACACTCTTATTATTTTTCTGTAATAACAAATTCTGACACCAATCTTATTCGATATTAAGATATGGACTTGTATATCTTCCATTTGATTTATATAACATTTGTGATCCATAGATATAAAATTTAAATTATTTGTTAATCTATAAACGGAGCAAGAATCATAGATATCAAAATCAATATACAAAACAAGATAACAAGTATGATAGGTATTGCCAAACACCCTCCACAACCTTGCAAAAACTCAGCTTTTCCTTTTAAAAATTCGATTCGTGCTTTTTCGTATTCTGTAAACTCTTTTATTTTTTCTTTATTATCCATTTTTATTCTCCTATTTTATAATATTACTATTAATGAAGCTTGGCATAACATTCATATACTGGGTCATTTGAGCCATCACTATTATAATACTCTAAAACACCATTTTCATTGATGCGACTAATGGGAGGATTCCCATTATTACAGTAATAAGCCGTTCCATTGATTTGCATATCAAGATATATTCTCACATTATTATCAGAAAAAGGCACTAATATTCCGTCCATGCTTTTTTGTTCAATCGAATCATAATCAAAATTGTGGATGATGTATATTATTGCTCCTTTCTTAAGATTGAAGCATGCAAGATTGACATTAACGTCTGCTATATCGGGATCTACAAAATAGTAGTCTGTACTGTTCTTAATAGAACGTTTTGTACATTCAAAAATAGTATTAGTACTATTCTCTCTTAGTTTAAACGTTCCATCTGTGATATGTTTTAATAAAGTATAGGAGCAATTGTCACCACTAAAAGTTTTACCTTTCCAAGTTCCAACATTCTGAAAATCAACCTCTCTCCCTTCTTTCTCTTCCTGCTTTTCTGTTTCTTCTATGGAGGCGTTCGTGAAAGTATTTTTAGGAATTTGAGTATTACTTTGAGTATTAAAAACATTTGTAGTATTCTTACTCTCAAAAGAAATTCCTAAAAGGTTTAAGAGAGCAAGAATCCAACATATGAAAAATAATCCTGATAAGATAGCAAGCAGTACATATGGGAATTCATACTTTTTGACACCGATACTTTTAGATAATATAATCCTTTCAATCGTCGGATTATTCGTTGTTTTTGTTTCCATGATTATCTTTTATTTGTACCACTATGGCTCCTAAATGGCATTAATGATCAAAAAGAAAGTGTGGAGTCATATCATCTATCTCGTTGGAGGCGTCTGGTAAAGCCCAAGTACAAATAGACAATATCCCCACACTTGTAATGTATATTACTTGAGTAAGCATATACAGACAAGTGATGAGCGTGATTGCTATTCCTCGTACTTTTAAAGTTTACCAGACTTTCCACGAAGGATAAAAGCTACACTTTCATCAATAAACTATGTATGTCCTAACCTATTAAGCCAAGACTGTGCAAAGCTACAAAAAAGTTTATTGATTATCAAGCTCAAAACGGGGATATTGTTATGTGGCACCTCCTTTGATAAATATCTGTTTTTAGGCGGCTAAATTCCAAAGCTGAGGTTTAGCCGCCTAAACGTCAGCTTTACATTCACCAAGTTTAGGTTTATAGTTCTTCTTCCTCATCATCCGCCAACGCATCATAAATTTCCGGTGGATAAGTGATTTCATCTTCCGGGTCGTCAAGATATTCGTCCAGATGTTCATTGAAAGTGTCATAGTCATTGGCATAATCGGAAGTTGAATTATAAATTTCTTTTGTAGCTTTCTTGTAAGATACATTTCTCTGCGATGCAGATGAACTTTTTAGTCGGGATGACTTATAACTAAAGCCACGTTGCGGAGGAGCAGCGTTTTCATTAAGACTTTTTTCCAACATACTTCTGTTCATTGCATCTTGATAAGAGTAGTAGCCGAAGACGGCAAAAACACAAAACACACTTATACCTTTCAGTAAATTAGCCTTTCTCTTATTACAACCGTTACTCATAGTCTTCTTCTTTAGATATAAAATTCTACAATTTGATTTGCCACTAAGCGTTCCTTTTCAACGCCTCCTCATAGACCTTCTTCACCCGTTCCCTTAGGCGCATTGGCTTGATGACCGTCAGCGAACGGCTTCTTGCCAATAAAGCCATTACAAAGTCATTTGTAATACGCAAGCGAAGGCGGATACGAAACTCTTCTTCATTATCCGTGAGGATTTCCTGCGAATGGTGCAGGGGGACAGATCTCAAGAAACTGCCGTCAAGCGCATCATAACTCAATTCGATTTCTTCAACAGGAATGTCTGTTTGATTCCAAATGCCATAACTGTCTTTAAATAACTCTTCCACGTCAATATCCATGTTACGCCTAAAGGTCTCTTCATTAATAATCCGGAGATTGCGGATACAGTTCGCGCTGAATGTTTTCAATGTCCCGTTGTCGTAGGCAAGGAGATACCATCTCTGCTGATCTTCTTTCAAGTAATGGGGAAGAACTTTCTTTTCACGAATCTTGCCTCCTTCACGTATATAGATATAGTTGAAAGCCACCGGATGTGAAAACCTAATAGCTTTTATCAATAATGGAAGACATTCATAATCCATTGGACGGTGGTGTTCGGCCAAAACGTAAGTGTGCAGATTGGAAGTTCGATCAATAGCATTCAATAAATCAAAGTTCAGCAAAAGCCGATCGTATTGTTCTTGTTTCAAACTATCTTCTTCGTTGATAAAATAGCCTTTCCGCTGTTTGTCAAAACAGATACGAATGCCGAACAACTCTTCTATCTCGTTAAAATCCCGTTGCAGAGTGCGGAGGTCTACGGAGCTTCCATCACGTTCCTCCATACGACATGCAATATAATTTTCCAGTTCTTCTCTCGGAACGTATTGCTGAGGTCCTCTCAATCTGTTAATAATAACCAGCATTCGTTGCAAGCCTTCCAGTTTTCTACCCATACTTTTTCATCTTGGTTATGATTAATTATAGTAGCAAAGATAACGAGGCTTGACGACAAAACTTGTCGTTCTATGGAAATCTTGATGATTTATCAATTCAGGTATGGTCATTTAGAAAAAAGCGGGCTATAATACAGCAAGGAGGTATGAGTTACAGTTCAACTTTGTCTTTTTGACACTTTGCATTTTTGATTGACTGAGAATGCGTTCTTTCCATCCCATACGTACAAGAAATGCAAATACGTGAACAAAAGTCTGCAATAAACAGATTATGAAAACAATACTGAAATATGTATATTTCTTCCAGAGCTGAATATAGCTCAAAATACTTTATAATAAGAGTAAATTAGAATGTAAATAAGTGTATTGAGCATAAGTAGTAACCCTTTTGCCCATAAGTAGTAATGATATCACCTAAAAGTAGTAATGATACCGCTCTTAAGTAGTAACCCTTTTCTGCATAAACTGCTTAAAAGATGTAAAAACATACAAGAATAATACATTATTATTCTTTATTTATTCACAGGATGTCCTAAAATGAAAGATTCTAAAATATCTCACGTCGTTAAAAGCACAGATATTATATCATTATGACTATAAAACGGAAATTATGCTAACAGTTCATCTTTGGAGAGTTCTTCACTTCTTAAAAAACAAATACAGAATCACGGAGACCAGAGAAACAAATAAGAATAAGCAGAGAGAATCCTCTGTGCCCCTGTGATTCTGTGTTCGGGTACATTAGTATACCGCTTTCATGTAAATGGGGACTAGTTCAATTCTTCCGTCACATCATCTGAACAGTCTCAATTGACTGCGCAGCTCATGAAGTTCATGCTGCATCTCCTCCATACGCTGTAACAGGTGATGGATAGCATCAATCCCTTCAATATTGATGGATAAGTCATAATACATGCGGCTGTAACGTTCTATGTCCGGTAATTGAGTAAACGTCAGATAGCGTTCCCCACCTTCAGTCATTACTTCTATCAGGCCACCTTCCTGTAATAAGTCGATAAACGACGGCTCAATGTGGCATTTGCGACAATATTCGCTGACTATGATTAATTCATTCTGCATAGTGATACCTCCTTTTAGTTCATACTTTGAAGTTTACGGAACAACTCTTTCTGCTCTTCCGTTAAGTTCGTCGGCAGTTTCACGGAATAAGTCACAATGAGGTCACCGAACTGTCCTTCTTTCTTATATACAGGGAATCCCTTGCCTTTCAAACGGGCCTTCGTACCGTTCTGTGTTTCGGGTTTCACTTTCAGTTTCACCTTTCCATCCAAAGTGTCCACCAATTGGTCACCACCCAGGATAGCGGTATAAAGATCAATAGGCACATCCACATACAAGTCATCCCCTAAACGCTTGAATACCGGATCATCCGCAATCACAAACGTTATGTACAAGTCTCCGGCAGGTCCACCATTCACACCTTCGCCACCATAACCTTTCAATTTGATTACTTGCCCGTTTGCTACCCCCGCAGGAATAGTAATGCGCACATTCTTACCGTTTACAGTCAGCACTTGTTTATGAGTCTGGGCCGCATCACGAAGCGAGAGGTTTAAATCTGCATGGTAATCCTGCCCACGGAAGCCTGCATTAGCACCTCCACGCCCCCGGTTTCCGAACATAGATTCAAAGAAATCGGAGAAGCCGCCACCATGACCGGAAAATTCCTGTCCATCGGATGAATACCAGTAAGAGCTACCATCCGTACCATATCCTGCACCCGATCCGCCACCGCCAAAGCCACCAAAGCCACCGGCACCCGCCTCCTGACGGGCACGCTTTTGCGCCTCAAATTCATCGGCATGTTTCCAGTGCTCACCATACTCATCGTATTTTTTACGCTTTTCAGGATCACTCAGCACTTCATTTGCTTCATTAATCGCCTGAAATTTATCCTTAGCAGTAGAGTCATTCGGATTTAAGTCAGGATGATATTTACGTGCCAACTTACGGAACGCCTTTTTTATATCATTCTGACTTGCCGTCTTGTCCACCCCAAGGACTTGATAATAATCTATATAAGCCATAGTCTATTAATTTTGTTATTCTTATATACCCTATCACAAATAACGCACCAATCAGGAGTTTTGAATACTAAAATACGTAAACGAAAATTAAAAAGAAGTATTAAAAACAATAATACAAAGATAATCAACATATTAACCAGTAACAACAGCTTTTACCGATGCTACTCAAATTTTAAAATAATGTAAATGACACATAACATCAATTAATTATCCACACTAAAACTTCCTAAAATAAATAGAAAACGCTTTATTTGCATGTGAGTAAGGTAGTCACAGAAAACAATTTTCCCCAACCTTAATATATTGACTTATTATGAAAAGTAACCATTGGCTACTTACGGTAGCACTCACTTTCATCGTCCTGCAAGTAAAAGCGGATTCATGGATACGTATTAACCAACTTGGCTACTTGCCGCAATCTGTAAAAGTGGCAGTATTTATGAGTGAAGAACCAGCTGACATACAAGAGTATGCACTGATAGACGCCTTCACAGAACAAACCGTCCGAACTTTCAATTCGACCAAAGCAACCGGAAAAATGGGACTCATGAAGAGTACCTATCGTCTGGACTTCAGTGATTTTAACCAGCCGGGAACTTATTATCTGAAAGCGGGCAAAGCGGTCTCACCTCGTTTTCCCATCAACAATCATGTGTACAATGGGACTGCTGACTTCTTGCTGAACTACATGCGTCAGCAACGTTGCGGCTATAATCCCTTTTTGAAAGACAGTTGCCATGTGCACGACGGCTACATCCTATACCATCCCACCAAGACCGGACAACACATTGATGTTCGAGGCGGTTGGCACGATGCAACTGATTATTTGCAATATACCACAACTTCTGCCAATGCCATTTATCAGATGATGTTTGCCTATCAGGAAAATCCAAACTCATTCGGTGATTTCTATGATGCTGCCGGACTCCCCGGCGCTAACGGCATTCCCGACATTGTGGACGAAATCAAATGGGGACTGGACTGGCTGAATCGTATGAACCCCGCTCCCGGTGAACTATATAATCAGATTGCCGACGACCGCGACCATGCCGGTATGCGCCTGCCCAATAAAGATGAGGTAGATTATGGTTACGGTCCGGGTAAAGGACGCCCCGTTTACTTTTGTAGTGGCGAACCTCAGGTACGCGGTCAATTTATGAATGCT from Bacteroides sp. MSB163 includes:
- a CDS encoding chaperone modulator CbpM, producing MQNELIIVSEYCRKCHIEPSFIDLLQEGGLIEVMTEGGERYLTFTQLPDIERYSRMYYDLSINIEGIDAIHHLLQRMEEMQHELHELRSQLRLFR
- a CDS encoding J domain-containing protein — translated: MAYIDYYQVLGVDKTASQNDIKKAFRKLARKYHPDLNPNDSTAKDKFQAINEANEVLSDPEKRKKYDEYGEHWKHADEFEAQKRARQEAGAGGFGGFGGGGSGAGYGTDGSSYWYSSDGQEFSGHGGGFSDFFESMFGNRGRGGANAGFRGQDYHADLNLSLRDAAQTHKQVLTVNGKNVRITIPAGVANGQVIKLKGYGGEGVNGGPAGDLYITFVIADDPVFKRLGDDLYVDVPIDLYTAILGGDQLVDTLDGKVKLKVKPETQNGTKARLKGKGFPVYKKEGQFGDLIVTYSVKLPTNLTEEQKELFRKLQSMN
- a CDS encoding acyl-CoA dehydrogenase family protein, which translates into the protein MANFYTEVPELKFQLNNPMMERICELKERGYQDKDKFDYAPQDYTDAMDSYDKVLEITGEITGEIINPNAEGVDEEGPHCANGRVEYASGTRQNLDAMVKAGLNGMTMPRRFGGLNFPITPYTMCAEIVAAADAGFGNIWSLQDCIETLYEFGNEDQHSRFIPRICAGETMSMDLTEPDAGSDLQSVMLKATFDEKENCWRLNGVKRFITNGDADLHLVLARSEEGTRDGRGLSMFIYDKREGGVDVRRIENKLGIHGSPTCELVYKNAKAELCGDRKLGLIKYVMALMNGARLGIAAQSVGLSQAAYNEGLAYAKDRKQFNKAIIEFPAVYDMLAIMKAKLDAGRALLYQTSRYVDIYKALDDISRERKLTPEERQEQKKYSKLADAFTPLAKGMNSEYANQNAYDCIQIHGGSGFMLEYACQRIYRDARITSIYEGTTQLQTVAAIRYVTNGSYAATLRDYETIPCSEEMQPLMDRLKEMTNKFEAVTNATKEAANQELLDFVARRLYEMAAVCVMSHLLIQDATKAPELFAKSAVVYLNYAEAEVEKHFNFIRKFKAEELESYRK
- a CDS encoding helix-turn-helix transcriptional regulator — encoded protein: MGRKLEGLQRMLVIINRLRGPQQYVPREELENYIACRMEERDGSSVDLRTLQRDFNEIEELFGIRICFDKQRKGYFINEEDSLKQEQYDRLLLNFDLLNAIDRTSNLHTYVLAEHHRPMDYECLPLLIKAIRFSHPVAFNYIYIREGGKIREKKVLPHYLKEDQQRWYLLAYDNGTLKTFSANCIRNLRIINEETFRRNMDIDVEELFKDSYGIWNQTDIPVEEIELSYDALDGSFLRSVPLHHSQEILTDNEEEFRIRLRLRITNDFVMALLARSRSLTVIKPMRLRERVKKVYEEALKRNA